The following are encoded together in the Triticum dicoccoides isolate Atlit2015 ecotype Zavitan chromosome 6B, WEW_v2.0, whole genome shotgun sequence genome:
- the LOC119322828 gene encoding uncharacterized protein LOC119322828 codes for MDVVQTIASAAQLVSAMVSAVGALEQAAADAAEAPRRLQVLEDFVSDLEVLVQQAKQKHAHKMHGPQLERQFQSLSRLMDQLRANIIKARRALKKGKGKGLARVVWSSVVGDPLMKYIQLIRDDLNWWLELQKLTENVGKAIASTAKATPSLVRVKSEQGYPVSEKCGYVRDILERDDGHRVVLIVGLSGIGKSCLARQIASQPPGNFVDGAIELSFGRWCSRAACNGSRSEYHKRLVRKISKLLVQIGSMTVNEDTSKDLEDVCCLLQNALVGKSMLILLDDVWEQDIVDRFTKLYGNGCRYLVTTRDEAVYEIAEAEKVEISKDDIKKISKGILLYHSLLSAEELPPVADDLLDSCGHHPLTVAVLGKALRKETRMEKWEKAISNLSTYATCAPGPVSYVNEKEVETTLTIFGSFEFSLEAMPENSRRFFMVLAAISWEEPVPEACLESVWSALVQDSLFPIVVSKLVEGSLIIKLEYQSMYHMHDMVFLYLENKANDAAHTLLTDSFPEYAALVAPWLFIFGKETVKGPAEQKMRSFFSLLEFMEIEILLGSTTQALMACKSIPEFEASRLGFSKMLGPRIAELISVGSQALIVAVTKAITVVFFQGDYANLAQSIETAGSVDKLICVLRGYVDSSSLANVSAVLAKVSEHVSAKTADEILSSIPMDKIAELLSPENEEWHEIVFTTLASLIKVGNLMAVEIMIEAGVDKKLLVLLGCSSEISQHHAIIMLKTFCELGAPLKECMGPGLLIHLPWHARLALERFVLSDQNVAPSPKPQYFEVLLHRILQTDSKDIIEAIQGLLPLAERANDPRVQDLLLGSNLCDRLAFLLQRREPENNQVRSQTAFLVMKLACTGAEPYIRRFLELNIVHELIAMMQSSTNDLQDSAYHALHQIVYAKGGSLVLQRFLQLGTIEKLVNLLDRKCVKTKDLTVQLLVDIVAVGTKPCIQRMLSSQVIEKLVSLEKAGGSFSGSVSRYIHGLNMCENIQSAERAVMKQHILRKVRSAVRGHDLETSLIASVEVCVSEGTKGASSSRRNK; via the exons ATGGACGTCGTGCAAACAATCGCCTCGGCCGCGCAGCTGGTGTCTGCAATGGTGTCCGCGGTGGGAGCGCTGGAGCAGGCGGCCGCGGACGCCGCTGAGGCTCCAAGGAGGCTCCAGGTGCTCGAGGACTTCGTGTCGGACCTTGAGGTGTTGGTGCAGCAGGCTAAGCAGAAGCACGCGCACAAGATGCACGGCCCGCAGCTGGAGCGCCAGTTTCAGAGCTTGAGCAGGCTCATGGATCAGCTCCGTGCCAATATCATCAAGGCGAGGCGAGCCTTGAAGAAAGGGAAAGGGAAGGGCTTGGCTAGGGTGGTTTGGAGCTCGGTGGTGGGAGACCCCCTCATGAAGTACATTCAGCTGATCAGAGATGACCTCAACTGGTGGCTGGAATTGCAGAAGTTGACAGAGAACGTAGGCAAAGCTATAGCGTCTACTGCTAAGGCCACGCCATCGTTGGTCAGAGTCAAGTCTGAGCAGGGCTATCCAGTGTCAGAGAAGTGTGGCTATGTTAGGGACATTTTGGAGAGAGATGATGGTCATCGAGTTGTCCTGATTGTTGGATTATCTGGTATTGGGAAGTCGTGCCTCGCTCGACAAATAGCTTCTCAGCCGCCTGGTAATTTTGTGGATGGCGCAATTGAGCTCAGTTTTGGCCGGTGGTGCAGTAGAGCAGCTTGTAATGGAAGCAGAAGTGAGTACCATAAACGTCTTGTTAGGAAGATAAGCAAATTGCTAGTGCAGATTGGTTCCATGACTGTCAACGAGGACACGAGCAAAGATCTTGAAGATGTGTGTTGCTTACTTCAGAACGCGTTGGTTGGAAAGAGTATGTTAATACTACTCGATGACGTCTGGGAGCAAGACATAGTTGATCGCTTCACCAAGCTATATGGTAATGGTTGCCGGTATCTTGTGACAACAAGGGATGAAGCAGTTTATGAGATAGCAGAAGCTGAAAAGGTAGAAATATCCAAAGATGACATCAAGAAAATCAGCAAGGGCATTCTTCTCTATCATAGTCTGCTTAGTGCTGAAGAGCTTCCG CCTGTTGCAGACGACTTGCTGGACAGTTGTGGGCACCATCCCCTTACAGTTGCTGTCTTAGGTAAGGCCCTAAGGAAGGAGACCAGAATGGAAAAATGGGAGAAAGCAATATCCAACCTTTCCACATATGCAACTTGTGCACCAGGTCCCGTTTCTTATGTGAACGAGAAAGAAGTTGAGACCACCTTGACCATATTTGGATCTTTTGAGTTCAGCTTGGAAGCAATGCCTGAAAATTCACGAAGGTTTTTCATGGTTCTCGCAGCTATTTCATGGGAAGAACCTGTTCCAGAGGCATGCCTTGAATCCGTCTGGTCAGCACTTGTGCAGGACAGTTTATTCCCTATTGTGGTTTCAAAACTAGTAGAAGGCTCACTCATCATCAAACTGGAATACCAATCGATGTATCATATGCATGACATGGTTTTTCTCTACCTTGAGAACAAAGCAAATGATGCTGCTCATACTCTTCTGACCGATTCATTTCCTGAGTATGCTGCATTGGTGGCTCCTTGGCTTTTTATTTTTGGCAAAGAGACCGTGAAAGGGCCAGCTGAGCAGAAGATGAGATCATTCTTTTCTTTGCTAGAGTTCATGGAGATTGAAATCTTACTGGGAAGCACCACCCAAGCTCTCATGGCATGCAAATCAATACCTGAATTTGAGGCTAGCAGGCTTGGCTTTAGCAAAATGCTTGGACCTCGAATTGCGGAGCTAATTTCTGTTGGGTCACAAGCTCTTATTGTTGCTGTCACTAAAGCTATTACAGTCGTCTTTTTCCAAGGAGACTATGCAAATCTCGCCCAATCTATTGAAACAGCAGGTTCTGTTGATAAATTAATATGTGTTCTTCGTGGCTATGTGGATTCTTCATCTCTAGCCAACGTTTCTGCTGTTCTTGCCAAGGTATCTGAGCATGTCAGTGCCAAAACTGCCGACGAAATTTTGTCAAGCATTCCCATGGACAAAATTGCAGAACTACTGTCTCCAGAAAATGAGGAGTGGCATGAAATTGTGTTCACAACTCTAGCATCACTGATAAAAGTGGGAAATTTAATGGCTGTCGAGATAATGATCGAAGCAGGAGTTGACAAGAAGCTCCTTGTACTTTTAGGTTGCAGTTCTGAGATCTCACAGCATCATGCAATTATCATGCTGAAAACTTTCTGTGAGCTTGGTGCGCCACTTAAAGAGTGCATGGGGCCTGGACTGTTGATTCATTTGCCATGGCATGCTCGGCTTGCCTTGGAGAGGTTTGTTTTATCTGACCAAAATGTAGCCCCATCACCGAAGCCTCAATATTTTGAGGTGCTTCTTCACAGGATTCTACAGACAGACAGCAAAGATATCATTGAAGCTATCCAAGGTTTATTACCTCTTGCTGAGAGGGCTAACGATCCTAGGGTGCAAGATCTTCTTTTGGGAAGCAATCTGTGTGATAGGTTGGCATTTCTGCTGCAGCGCAGAGAACCCGAAAACAACCAAGTGAGGTCTCAGACTGCCTTTCTGGTAATGAAATTGGCCTGCACCGGAGCAGAGCCATACATCCGTAGGTTCTTGGAGCTTAATATTGTGCACGAGCTCATTGCCATGATGCAGTCCTCTACCAATGACCTCCAGGATTCAGCATACCATGCTCTCCATCAAATCGTGTATGCAAAGGGAGGATCACTAGTCTTGCAGAGGTTTTTACAACTAGGAACTATAGAAAAATTGGTCAATCTGCTCGACCGTAAGTGCGTCAAGACAAAGGACCTCACGGTGCAACTTCTGGTGGACATTGTGGCAGTCGGAACCAAACCCTGCATACAAAGAATGCTCTCTTCCCAAGTCATCGAGAAACTTGTTTCCCTTGAGAAAGCAGGTGGGTCTTTCAGCGGGTCAGTGTCAAGATATATCCACGGATTGAACATGTGCGAGAATATCCAGTCTGCTGAGAGAGCAGTGATGAAGCAGCATATTTTGAGGAAAGTGAGATCGGCGGTGAGAGGGCATGATCTGGAGACGAGTCTAATTGCTTCTGTGGAGGTCTGCGTTTCTGAAGGCACAAAAGGAGCCAGCAGTAGCAGGAGAAACAAGTAG
- the LOC119326609 gene encoding uncharacterized protein LOC119326609, producing MLIDPVCGGRTHREATKKIPTRVTFSSSTPGPHPSPSLPPWSSGAPHSVLPAGGGSGRRRKATRFMAKSGARKDAAQVRPSATSPPPQHSPGATASSFASRSPQLLFYPGAPTRSSASPSTPPHLYPPLMESSSANPTWRPMYTSAPEGLLSFGQLPPMNPYNFQPQPMHHHEQGYQNMENLHFVGASPHDPFSTPPPPPHSNVSSQSAPTKVDSKKKKRKVKSVDADESGARTAYRLPYTPEEHERLAGAWLECSLNPIDGNGKKSEQFWDDIAALYNTATPSNRKRDRNQLKTEWQRTKKRLAAFHGEWIAVMGVYHSGHNSHDLQKMALEKYERNHHQPFQHLTMWEKIKDDLKWLASYKNMMAKKGNMTETDLPSNMINLEAEERPKAGRDKAKAERAGKGKSGGISQELGERLDKFIEVNNRSKEERQKVIDSQVLLSNQQLETAKINSLKHIRNWLGQFVV from the exons ATGCTAATCGATCCTGTGTGCGGCGGCCGGACGCATCGCGAAGCAACCAAGAAAATCCCCACCCGTGTGACTTTCTCTTCCTCCACGCCTGGGCCTCATCCTTCTCCCTCCCTGCCGCCTTGGAGCTCCGGCGCCCCGCACTCCGTCTTGCCGGCCGGCGGCGGCTCTGGCAGGCGGCGCAAAGCCACCAGATTCATGGCCAAGTCCGGTGCCCGTAAGGACGCCGCGCAAGTCCGGCCAtcggccacctcgccgccgccgcagcacTCCCCCGGCGCCACAGCAAGCTCGTTCGCCAGCCGCTCTCCACAGCTTCTCTTCTACCCCGGCGCCCCGACAAGATCCTCGGCCAGCCCCTCGACACCGCCACACCTGTACCCGCCTCTCATGGAATCCTCCTCAGCCAACCCTACATG GAGGCCGATGTATACCTCTGCACCTGAAGGCCTGCTAAGTTTTGGACAATTACCGCCCATGAATCCTTACAATTTTCAACCTCAGCCAATGCACCATCATGAACAAGGATACCAAAATATGGAGAATTTGCACTTTGTTGGTGCTTCCCCACATGATCCCTTTTcaacaccaccgccaccaccgcacTCTAATGTTTCATCTCAGTCTGCTCCCACCAAAGTTgattcaaagaaaaagaaaaggaaggtcAAGAGTGTAGATGCCGACGAATCGGGAGCAAGGACCGCATATCGTCTGCCCTATACACCCGAGGAACATGAGAGACTG GCAGGTGCTTGGCTGGAGTGTTCACTCAATCCCATTGATGGGAACGGAAAGAAGTCTGAGCAGTTTTGGGATGACATTGCTGCTCTATACAATACTGCCACACCAAGTAACCGCAAAAGAGATCGGAATCAGCTCAAGACGGAATGGCAAAGGACCAAGAAAAGGCTCGCCGCTTTCCACGGTGAGTGGATTGCCGTTATGGGAGTGTATCATAGTGGTCACAATAGTCATGACCTGCAAAAAATGGCGTTGGAGAAGTATGAACGGAACCATCACCAGCCTTTCCAACATTTAACTATGTGGGAAAAAATCAAGGATGATTTAAAATGGTTAGCCTCTTATAAAAACATGATGGCAAAAAAAGGAAACATGACAGAGACCGATCTCCCATCAAATATGATCAACTTGGAGGCCGAAGAGCGCCCAAAAGCTGGTCGTGATAAGGCTAAGGCTGAACGTGCTGGTAAAGGAAAGTCGGGAGGGATCTCGCAAGAGCTTGGAGAAAGGCTAGACAAGTTCATCGAGGTTAACAATCGATCGAAGGAGGAGCGCCAAAAGGTGATAGACAGCCAGGTTCTTTTATCAAATCAACAGCTTGAAACCGCAAAGATCAACAGCTTGAAGCATATTAGAAATTGGCTCGGTCAGTTTGTTGTGTAA